From the Paenibacillus sp. R14(2021) genome, the window TTATTAAGGACGATAATCAATTCTTTTTTCTTCCACTTTTGACGCGTATAATTTTTGAAAATTCTATCGATATGCTTCGATCGGATGGTCGATGTAACAATCGTTACGCCTCTCTTAGCGTTTTTCCCCATGCATTTTTCTCCTTTTCAAAGGAAAGTACCCCAATTAGACGAACGGCACCCGTCATTGGTCGTCAACATCTTCCATTCTTTTAAATATTTTAATAGAGAAGCAGCAAGGTGAGAGGGGTGTTTTTCAACCACGATGGAAAAGAGGAATTCAACTTTAATTGGGTATGGAAATGGGAGAGGAAAAGTCGCCATAATAGGTCTCGGATTTGTCGGATTACCGCTTGCGATTGCGTTCGTACGCAAAGGATTCGAGGTTATCGGGATCGATTTGGATGAAAAGAAAATAAAAACAATTCAAGCTGGAATGAGTTATATCCAGGATGTTTCAGAGCATGAAGTCGAACATGCGGTTTCCGGAGGCAAATTGTTTGCAACGATGGATTATTCCATTTTGTCGTCAGCTGATTCCATTGTTGTTTGCGTGCCTACCCCGTTATCTCCTGAAAACACCCCAGATCTGAAATTTTTGATTGATGTAAGCTGCAGGTTAATTCCCGTGTTAAAGCCGAACCACCTTATCGTTATCGAAAGTTCAACATTTCCCGGGACGACGAAAGAGGTTGTTCAGCCCATTTTGGAGCAAAGCGGATTCGTTATCGGCCAAGATCTGCACTTGGCTTATTCACCGGAAAGAGTCGATCCCGGAAACCGCAGCTTTCAAATGCACGAAATACCGAAGGTGGTCAGCGGGATAACCGAGCGCTGTCTGGAAAGAGTCAGCAGGCTTTACGAGCACATTTTCGATAAAATCGTAGCCGTGTCCTCGACTGAAGTCGCAGAAACGACCAAGCTGCTCGAGAACACGTATCGGCTGGTGAATCTATCATTTATCAATGAATTCGCTCAGCTATGCGATAAATTAGAGGTTGATGTATGGGAAGTGATTCATGCTGCCGCCACGAAACCATACGGATTCAGTCCTTTTTATCCCGGTCCGGGAGTCGGCGGACATTGCATACCGGTCGATCCTTTATATTTGCAATGGAAGGCAAAGCAAGTCGGTGCCTCTAGTCGATTCATCGAAATATCGCATGTCATCAATGAATCCATGCCGGAATATATCGTTGAACGGGTACTGGCACATCTGCCCACAGGTAAACCGATCTCGGCGTCCTCCGTCCTTATCTATGGGGTAACCTACAAAAAGGATACCGTCGATATCAGGGAGTCTCCAGCCATCCCTATAATTCGATTATTGCTAAAACAAGGCATAGGAGTCCGCTATCACGATCCGTATATGGATTCCATGCAATTGGATGACGAAACAATATGGAGCAGTGTCGCCTTAACGGCTGAGGAGCTCGCGAATGCGGACTGCGTTCTTATTCTCGTCGACCATTCCAGCATCCCGGCGGAGTTCATTTCGGAGCACAGCACGTTTATTTTTGATACGCGTAACAGGATAACAAGTGTAAAAGCTGGAGCCAAGCTTGTGAAGCTAGGCAATAGCGCTTCAATCTAATCTTGAAGGAGCTTCCATTCACGCATTATCGTTTTTACATCTTCATAGGGGCTTTGCCAAAATCGACAGCGACCTTTCCGGTTGCTGCAGCTATCTTCGGTGCTAGGATGACTGCATTTACGCCGCAAGAAATAAGTGCGATGTCAAATTTGCGCTTCAACTTTCTTACTCGTCTTAGGGTCGAATTTATTTGGCTGTAGTTAGAAAACGGGATGGTCGCTGTCACACGAAGACGATAGGGTTTCTTTTTCAAAAGTGATTTAATATGGAACGGATTTCGATTAATGACAAGTATCCGTTTGCCTCTAAGCATTTTTCGGAACTTAGGCTTCCGCACGGCAATACGGTTGATGCAGGCATGACAGGTTCGTTTCGGCTTTAAATTGAAGTAACGGAATGTTTGATTGGTTAAATTTCTCTTCAAGTATCGCGGCGCTCGAATCATACGGTCATTTTTTGGAAGTATGCCGACGATCGTGGCATTACGGATGGAACGGACGATCTCGTCTCGGATCTCTAGGTTCGGGAAAGGGATGCCTTTCCTTCCTTTTTTCGCCATGGCCGCCCAGGGTTCCCTCATCACTTTACGAAACGACCATACCGATTTTTGAGCCAATACGATATTTTCGCCGTCGCCGATTCGAACCAGCGACAAGGGCCTTTTTCGCTTCAATGCATTATCTAATTGACGCAATACCTGAGTGGTTGATAAATTTTTTGCCATCGTATTCCCCTTTTCGATACGTTAAGATAGAGACTGCCAACACCCCCATTATACGTAGACGATTGCTAATCAGGATGGGTTATTGCCTGCATAGATATAAATAATCCAAGGTGAACCGCTTTTTGGAGGAACGATATTTAATATTTAAGATAAGCTGTCTAAGTGTCTAAGATAAGTACGATATTCCGGTCAGCGATTCCGAGATCTCCCACAGCCGCTTGGTCGAGCGCCGGTCATACTTGGAGAGCACGGAGGTATCGATTACAGGATAGCCTCTGTTGCCGCCCTTCCCGTCAGGACCGATGTATTCGCCTCCCTTGAGCGCTGGATTTGTTGCTGCGAACAAAGTCGGCAATGCACCCATTTCCGCGGATTGGGTGCGCAATAGCTTCACCACGAGTTTCATGAGCGGACTGGGCTGTTTACCGGAACCGAGCGAATACAAATTCGTGTTCGCTCTGCCTGGATGACTGCTCAAGCTGATGGTTGCTGCGCCGCTCGCCCTCAACCTTTCATTCAGCTCATAGGCAAACAACAAGTTAGCAAGCTTGCTCTGTCCGTAGAATTTCACCCGATTATAGCCGCTGCTTCCATCTAAATTATTGAAATCGATCTTAGCGCCTTTGATCACGGAGCTGCTCAGCGTAACGACGCGCGAGGACGGAACATTCTTCATCATAGGCAGCATAAGGCCGGTAAGGGCAAAATGTCCGAGATGATTGCTGCCGAACTGAAGTTCAAACCCGTCCTTGGTCTTCTCGAACGGCGGGGTCATGACGCCCGCATTATTGATAAGTAAGGTAAGGGAATCATAACTTTCGCGATACGCTTGGGCAAATTCACGGACGCTCGCAAGATCGCTCAGATCCAGCTTCATGAGCTTCAGCTTCGCGCCTGGATGTTCCTTCCTCAGGTGTCTAGCGGCCTCTTCCCCTTTGTGCAAATTCCGGACGGCGAAGATCACCTCCGCCCCCTTCGCCGCGAAAGCCCGCGCGGTTTCGTAGCCGATTCCGCTGCTTGCGCCTGTAATCACAACCCGTGTACCGTGCTGATCCGGCATTCGGCCGCTTGTCCATTCGTTGCCCATACCCATTCCTCCTCTACTTAGCCGCTCCTGATTAAGGCAGCAATGTTGGGCTGACAATCATTTCGTTGACCGAGACATCGCTTGGCTCATTAATTGCGAACGCAATCGCTCTGGCAATGCTGGCAGGAGAAATGGCCAAGCTGGTCATCTGACTAACCATAGCTCTGACTTCAGGACTGCTGATCGTATTCGTCAACTCGGATTCAGTGAGTCCCGGAGAGATGATCGTGGATCGAATACGAGAGGAAGGCGACTCCTCCATGCGAAGCCCCTCTGAGATCGCCCTTACCGCAAACTTCGTCCCGCTGTATACAGCCGACAACGGATGCACATGATGGCCCGCAACGGAGGATAAATTGATGATATGACCCGATTGCTGTGCTCTCATAGTCGGCAACACCGCCGCAATACCATACAATACCCCTTTGATATTGACGTCGATCATTTGATCCCACTCTTGAACCTTCAGATCGTGAAGCATGGAAGCGGGCATGACGCCAGCATTATTTACAAGAACATCGATGCGTCCATAGTGCTCCAATGCAAAATGTGCCAGCTTCTGCATGTCTTCGGATGAAGTTACGTCAGTCTGCCTATAAACGGCTTCGCCGCCAGCTTGATTAATCTCGTTAACGACCGCTTGCAAACGATCCGTTCTTCTAGCCGCCAATACCAGCTTTGCACCGTTTTGCGCCAACAATCTAGCAGAGGCTTCCCCGATCCCGCTGGATGCACCCGTAATGATTACGACCTTCGCTGCTATGTTTTCCATTCGTATCGCTCCAATTCAATTAAATTCAACAGACGTTGATTATCTGACTGCTGTTGAATATTATTATATAGAGGCGCTGAATGATAACAATCGTTAATACAGGAGCTAATGTTCACTAAACAACAAGAACAATTGTATTGTTCATTTACTGAGGGAGGCGAATCAGCCATGGCTGCTGAAGCCAAGATCGATCGGCGCATTGTAAAGACCAAAGAAGCGATTAACAAGGCCTTTCTTGAATTGTTTGTATCCAAAGCGTTCGAACAGATTACGATCAACGATATTTCCGAGAGGGCCAATGTCAACCGGGGAACGGTCTACCTCCATTACACGGACAAATATGATCTGCTTAATAAATGTATCGAGGAGCATTTCAGCCGGATGTTTCTATCCTGCAAGCATACCGATACACAGAGCGAGCCGACCGAAATGATTGGCCAGATCAAGCCTGTTTTTGATTATTTCGAGGCGCACTTCCTCTTCTTCTCTTCGATGCTGTCGAAAACGAGGAGCTCTGTATTTCGAGAGCGCATGCTGGAGTTCGTTACGGCTAATATCATCGAGAAGCTGGATAAACAAGACATAGGACCTGGCATGGATAAGCATGTAATGACGCAGTTCATGGCTTCCGCGCTCGTTGGAACGATCGAATGGTGGATTGTAAACCACATGCCGCATTCACCGCAATCGATGGCAGAGCAGCTAAAGCAATTGTTCGAAAGGAAGGCCGTTTATCCCTTGTGAGTGCTGACTGCTTGGATAAATAGGCCTTCAGGTTGGAACATTATAGGCATATCGAAGGCGTGGAGCCTCAAGCAAAGTCAATTGCTCAGGTGAGGAGCGTAAGGTGTATGAGCCCAAAGGTTGACAAATTGTCCATTGCTGCGCTAGGCGGCGTGAATGAAATTGGAAAAAACATGTATATCCTTCAATACAATGATGACATCATCGTCATCGACTGCGGATCCAAATTTCCCGATGACAGCCTGCCGGGCATCGATGTCATTATTCCGGATATTACGTATTTGCTGGAAAATCGGGAGCTCATCCGGGGCTTGGTCGTCACGCATGGACACGAGGATCATATCGGCGGCATTCCTTATGTAATGAAACAATTGAACATACCCATCTACGCGACACGCTTAACGCTTGGCCTCATTCAAGCCAAACTGAAGGAGCACGGGCTGCTCAGCACAGCGCAGCTGCATAGCATCGACTCAAACTCGGCGCTAACGCTCGGTGATATTGCGGTTCGCTTCTTCAGCACGAATCACAGCATCCCGGATTGTCTTGGCATCACCTTCGAGACACCGCAAGGGACCGTCGTTCATACCGGCGATTTCAAATTCGACTTCACGCCTGTCAACGAACAATACGCAGACATTCATAAGATGGCCCAAATCGGCTCGAATGGTGTCCTGGCGTTATTGTCCGAGAGCACGAATGCGGAACGTCCGGGCTTCACGCCCTCCGAACGCGTCGTCGGCGAGCATATCGAAGAAGCGTTCAAGAAGGCCGAAGGCAAAATATTTCTGTCCACGTTCGCCTCCAACGTTCACCGGGTTCAGCAGGTTATCAACGCCGCGGAGAAGACGAACCGCAAGCTGATTCTGCTCGGTCGAAGCATGATCAATGTGGTAGACATCGCTTCCTCACTCGGTTATCTGCGCGTACCTGACGGTATGCTGATCCAAGCGGATGCCGTCAAGCAGTATGCACCGGATAAGCTCGTCATTCTCTGTACCGGCAGTCAAGGCGAGCCGATGGCCGCACTATCCCGGCTTGCAAGCGGCGCGCATCGGCAAATCCACGTAGCTCCCGGCGATACGGTTATTCTGGCCTCCTCCCCGATTCCGGGAAACGAGCGGAACGTCGCCCGGATCGTGGACCAGCTGTTTGAACGCAAAGCAATCGTCATCTACGGTTCGGGCACAGTTACCGGCATGCATGTCTCCGGACATGCGAGCCAAGAAGAGTTGAAGCTGATGCTGACCCTAATGAAGCCCAAATATTTTATCCCCATTCATGGCGAATATCGCATGCTCCATCAGCATCGGCTCATTGCAGAGGCTGTCGGCGTCGAAGCCGAACATATCTTAATCGTCAATAACGGCGATGTTGTTGATCTTACCGATTCAGTGGCGCGTCAAGAACGTAAAATCCCGAACGGGAACACCCTTGTCGACGGACTTGGAATCGGGGATGTCGGTCATATCGTGCTTCGCGACCGCAAAGTGCTGTCCGAGGACGGCATCGTAATCGTCGTCGTATCCATCGCCAAGTCGGATGGTAAAATCGTCTCGGGGCCGGATTTTATTTCGCGCGGCTTCGTCTATGTTCGCGAATCCGAAGGGCTCATGGAAGAAGCGCAACGGATCGCGGTTAGCTGTATTAAACAGCTGCAGGATGCAGATACGCATACATGGAGCAGCTATAAGAACACGCTTAAAGACGCCATCGGGAAGTGCCTCTACACCTATACCAAACGGCGCCCTATGATAGTTCCGATTATCATCGAGATTTAGTTGGCTTCGCCCTGCTTGTTCGGACCGCTATAAGCCTGATGCAGGATCGATTCAGAGCATCCTTCCAGGTGATTGACGAAGCGAGCAGCGACGAACAGCAGGTCGGACAGCCGGTTCAAATAGGCCAGGACAATGGGGTTGATCTCCTCTTCCTTCCATACGAGCGCGGCCGCTCGTTCCGCACGGCGAACGATCGTTCTCGCCGCATGAAGCGCAGCGCCGCACAGATGGCCGCCAGGCAATATAAATTGCGTTAATGGAGGAAGGCTTGCGTCCATCTCGTCGATCTGCTCCTCCAAATAACGGACATCCTCGTCCGTAATCGGCCACGCGACCTTAATCAGCGGCGGAGTTGACAGTTCCGCACCTACATGGAACAGCTTCGTTTGCACGATCTGCAGCAGCTGCCGGAACGATGCCCACTCCTCGCCATTACCAAGCGCCGCGAGTGCCAGACCAATCATGGAATTCGCTTCGTCGCATGTCCCGTAGGCATGAACGCGTACGTTATTTTTAGACACCCGTTTCCCATAGACTAAGCTGGTTTGCCCCTTGTCTCCTGATTTCGTGTAGATTTTCATTGTAATCCCCTCCTCTGCTGGCCCTACATATTACGGCGATATTGTCCCCCGACCTCATATAACGCGCTCGTAATCTGACCGAGCGTAGCTGTTTTCACGACGTCCATCAACGCTTCGAACAGATTGCCGTTCATGCGGGCTGCCTGTTTCAGCCGTTGAAGCGCGGCTGCGCAGTTGTCCTGATGCCTCAGCTGGAATGCGCGCAGATTGCGAATTTGTTCCTGCTTCTCTTCTTCCGTCGAACGAGCCAGCTCAATATCGTAGCGATGCTCGCTCGGATTCGGATCAAGGAACATATTCACGCCGATAATCGGCAGCTCGCCTGCATGCTTCTTATGCTCGTAATGGAGTGATTCCTCTTGGATTTTGCCCCGCTGGTATTGGGTTTCCATCGCGCCAAGCACGCCTCCGCGATCATGAATACGCTGGAATTCCTTTAACACGGCTTCTTCCATGAGATCGGTCAGCTCCTCTACGATGAACGCGCCTTGCAGCGGATTCTCGTTCTTGGTCAATCCGAACTCCCGGTTAATAATAAGTTGAATCGCCATCGCCCGGCGAACGGAGCTTTCGGTCGGCGTCGTGACAGCCTCGTCATACGCATTCGTATGCAGGGAATTGCAATTGTCATAGATCGCCATCAGCGCCTGCAGCGTCGTGCGTATATCGTTGAAATCCATCTCCTGCGCGTGCAGCGAACGGCCGGAGGTTTGAATATGATACTTGAGCTTCTGGCTTCGTTCATTCCCCCCGTACTTATGCTTGATGACCCTCGCCCATATCCGTCGTGCCACGCGCCCCATCACGCTGTACTCTGGATCCAGCCCATTGCTGAAGAAGAACGACAAATTCGGCGCGAAATCATCAATCCGCATCCCGCGCGACAAATAGTATTCGACGTACGTGAACCCATTGGCCAGCGTAAAGGCCAGCTGAGTAACGGGGTTAGCTCCCGCTTCGGCAATATGATAGCCGCTTATACTGACCGAATAGTAATGGCGAATCTGATGATCGATAAAATATTGCTGCATGTCGCCCATCATTTTCATGGCGAATGCGGTGCTGAAAATGCAGGTGTTCTGCCCTTGGTCCTCCTTGAGAATATCGGCCTGCACGGTGCCGCGAACCGATTGCAGCGTCGACGCATGAATCACCGCATATTCATCACTATCCGGCGTTCGCCCGTTCTCCGCAGCGAAGCGTTCGACCTGCTGATCGATTGCCGTATTCATAAACATCGCCAGCAGCACCGGCGCCGGGCCGTTGATCGTCATCGATACGCTGACGGACGGATGGCATAGATCGAATCCGGCGTAAAGCTTCTTCATGTCGTCCAGCGAGCAGACGTTAACGCCGCTGTTGCCGATCTTCCCGTAAATGTCCGGCCGTTCGCCCGGGTCCTGCCCATACAGCGTAACGCTGTCGAATGCGGTGGATAGGCGCTTGGCCTCATCGCTGCGGCAGAGATAATGAAATCGCCGATTGGTTCGCTCCGGCGTGCCCTCCCCCGCA encodes:
- a CDS encoding nucleotide sugar dehydrogenase, whose protein sequence is MEKRNSTLIGYGNGRGKVAIIGLGFVGLPLAIAFVRKGFEVIGIDLDEKKIKTIQAGMSYIQDVSEHEVEHAVSGGKLFATMDYSILSSADSIVVCVPTPLSPENTPDLKFLIDVSCRLIPVLKPNHLIVIESSTFPGTTKEVVQPILEQSGFVIGQDLHLAYSPERVDPGNRSFQMHEIPKVVSGITERCLERVSRLYEHIFDKIVAVSSTEVAETTKLLENTYRLVNLSFINEFAQLCDKLEVDVWEVIHAAATKPYGFSPFYPGPGVGGHCIPVDPLYLQWKAKQVGASSRFIEISHVINESMPEYIVERVLAHLPTGKPISASSVLIYGVTYKKDTVDIRESPAIPIIRLLLKQGIGVRYHDPYMDSMQLDDETIWSSVALTAEELANADCVLILVDHSSIPAEFISEHSTFIFDTRNRITSVKAGAKLVKLGNSASI
- a CDS encoding oxidoreductase gives rise to the protein MGNEWTSGRMPDQHGTRVVITGASSGIGYETARAFAAKGAEVIFAVRNLHKGEEAARHLRKEHPGAKLKLMKLDLSDLASVREFAQAYRESYDSLTLLINNAGVMTPPFEKTKDGFELQFGSNHLGHFALTGLMLPMMKNVPSSRVVTLSSSVIKGAKIDFNNLDGSSGYNRVKFYGQSKLANLLFAYELNERLRASGAATISLSSHPGRANTNLYSLGSGKQPSPLMKLVVKLLRTQSAEMGALPTLFAATNPALKGGEYIGPDGKGGNRGYPVIDTSVLSKYDRRSTKRLWEISESLTGISYLS
- a CDS encoding ribonuclease J; amino-acid sequence: MSPKVDKLSIAALGGVNEIGKNMYILQYNDDIIVIDCGSKFPDDSLPGIDVIIPDITYLLENRELIRGLVVTHGHEDHIGGIPYVMKQLNIPIYATRLTLGLIQAKLKEHGLLSTAQLHSIDSNSALTLGDIAVRFFSTNHSIPDCLGITFETPQGTVVHTGDFKFDFTPVNEQYADIHKMAQIGSNGVLALLSESTNAERPGFTPSERVVGEHIEEAFKKAEGKIFLSTFASNVHRVQQVINAAEKTNRKLILLGRSMINVVDIASSLGYLRVPDGMLIQADAVKQYAPDKLVILCTGSQGEPMAALSRLASGAHRQIHVAPGDTVILASSPIPGNERNVARIVDQLFERKAIVIYGSGTVTGMHVSGHASQEELKLMLTLMKPKYFIPIHGEYRMLHQHRLIAEAVGVEAEHILIVNNGDVVDLTDSVARQERKIPNGNTLVDGLGIGDVGHIVLRDRKVLSEDGIVIVVVSIAKSDGKIVSGPDFISRGFVYVRESEGLMEEAQRIAVSCIKQLQDADTHTWSSYKNTLKDAIGKCLYTYTKRRPMIVPIIIEI
- a CDS encoding SDR family oxidoreductase, producing the protein MENIAAKVVIITGASSGIGEASARLLAQNGAKLVLAARRTDRLQAVVNEINQAGGEAVYRQTDVTSSEDMQKLAHFALEHYGRIDVLVNNAGVMPASMLHDLKVQEWDQMIDVNIKGVLYGIAAVLPTMRAQQSGHIINLSSVAGHHVHPLSAVYSGTKFAVRAISEGLRMEESPSSRIRSTIISPGLTESELTNTISSPEVRAMVSQMTSLAISPASIARAIAFAINEPSDVSVNEMIVSPTLLP
- a CDS encoding cob(I)yrinic acid a,c-diamide adenosyltransferase, which translates into the protein MKIYTKSGDKGQTSLVYGKRVSKNNVRVHAYGTCDEANSMIGLALAALGNGEEWASFRQLLQIVQTKLFHVGAELSTPPLIKVAWPITDEDVRYLEEQIDEMDASLPPLTQFILPGGHLCGAALHAARTIVRRAERAAALVWKEEEINPIVLAYLNRLSDLLFVAARFVNHLEGCSESILHQAYSGPNKQGEAN
- a CDS encoding GT-D fold domain-containing glycosyltransferase; the encoded protein is MAKNLSTTQVLRQLDNALKRKRPLSLVRIGDGENIVLAQKSVWSFRKVMREPWAAMAKKGRKGIPFPNLEIRDEIVRSIRNATIVGILPKNDRMIRAPRYLKRNLTNQTFRYFNLKPKRTCHACINRIAVRKPKFRKMLRGKRILVINRNPFHIKSLLKKKPYRLRVTATIPFSNYSQINSTLRRVRKLKRKFDIALISCGVNAVILAPKIAAATGKVAVDFGKAPMKM
- a CDS encoding TetR/AcrR family transcriptional regulator encodes the protein MAAEAKIDRRIVKTKEAINKAFLELFVSKAFEQITINDISERANVNRGTVYLHYTDKYDLLNKCIEEHFSRMFLSCKHTDTQSEPTEMIGQIKPVFDYFEAHFLFFSSMLSKTRSSVFRERMLEFVTANIIEKLDKQDIGPGMDKHVMTQFMASALVGTIEWWIVNHMPHSPQSMAEQLKQLFERKAVYPL